A window of Piliocolobus tephrosceles isolate RC106 chromosome 13, ASM277652v3, whole genome shotgun sequence contains these coding sequences:
- the LOC111520601 gene encoding LOW QUALITY PROTEIN: uncharacterized protein LOC111520601 (The sequence of the model RefSeq protein was modified relative to this genomic sequence to represent the inferred CDS: deleted 2 bases in 1 codon) has product MSSSDRKVAVKGTRGIEGWRGEADTLPAEGQDGGRRVSRGDIFSGGAETAQGWGAVSSSQAERARRQGRSAGVASVGSSTWGGTPGLGQTGTRQGTQDRGVPSCHLTHRNSFSSRHRVSSGRAFSGLCRSLEGWRAGRQAVLGELQQDVTRRAKRPREGAPGTLRSKEAAGALPAGAVPTRHCGPGSGAERVHSGLGDTVCPHRSAPGAGLADSTASRGVKGMGRDQTRRGGRGGVNQLSGGRLAQAGVRSTAGGERGALASRARGQGGPHGRRRSRDRCLSVRAGDEARSPVGVDVPTSCGRPGRQVRRTCRVGHDMVRCDGED; this is encoded by the exons ATGTCGTCTTCAGACAGGAAAGTGGCCGTGAAGGGGACCAGG GGGATCGAGGGCTGGCGGGGAGAAGCAGACACCCTCCCGGCAGAGGGGCAGGATGGGGGCAGGAGAGTTAGCAGAGGTGACATCTTCTCGGGGGGAGCCGAGACTGCGCAAGGCTGGGGGGCTGTGAGCTCATCCCAGGCAGAAAGAGCAAGAAGGCAGGGACGGAGCGCAGGGGTGGCCAGCGTAGGGTCCAGCACGTGGGGTGGTACCCCAGGCCTGGGTCAGACAGGGACAAGGCAGGGGACACAGGACAGAGGGGTCCCCAGCTGCCACCTCACCCACCGCAATTCATTTAGTAGCAGGCACAGGGTCAGCTCTGGCAGGGCTTTCTCAGGCCTATGCCGGAGCCTCGAGGGCTGGAGAGCGGGAAGACAGGCAGTGCTCGGGGAGTTGCAGCAGGACGTCACCAGGAGGGCGAAGCGGCCACGGGAGGGGGCCCCCGGGACATTACGCAGCAAGGAGGCTGCAGGGGCTCTGCCCGCGGGCGCCGTTCCCACGAGGCACTGCGGCCCAGGGTCTGGTGCGGAGAGGGTCCACAGTGGACTTGGTGACACTGTATGCCCTCACCGCTCAGCCCCTGGGGCTGGCTTGGCAGACAGTACAGCATCCAGGGGAGTCAAGGGCATGGGGCGAGACCAGACTAGGCGAGGCGGGCGGGGCGGAGTGAAT CAGCTCTCAGGAGGGAGGCTGGCGCAGGCAGGGGTGAGGAGCACAGCAGGTGGTGAGCGGGGGGCACTGGCCTCCAGAGCCCGTGGCCAAGGCGGGCCTCACGGGCGGCGACGGAGCCGGGATCGGTGCCTCAGCGTTCGGGCTGGAGACGAGG CCAGGTCTCCAGTCGGGGTGGACGTGCCCACCAGCTGCGGAAGGCCAGGACGCCAGGTCCGGCGGACTTGCCGAGTGGGACATGACATGGTCCGGTGTGACGGCGAGGACTGA
- the LOC111520545 gene encoding LOW QUALITY PROTEIN: H19 opposite tumor suppressor (The sequence of the model RefSeq protein was modified relative to this genomic sequence to represent the inferred CDS: inserted 2 bases in 2 codons; substituted 1 base at 1 genomic stop codon), producing MSPGLLLKPWWGGAQGEMGRHGMLEGCPVMPXASRLGEGRVRPRAHSQRPVTQPRXRAAGPWAGTCQGGSHSRTLAPRLKAVSTTPTSANDLVQIKFRRDGGNGVGEALNLSEXRKDRKAQKQRDRRMKKKKKREVVGTGSSRWRSSALG from the exons ATGAGTCCAGGGCTCCTGCTGAAGCCCTGGTGGGGAGGGGCACAGGGCGAGATGGGGCGTCATGGAATGCTTGAAGGTTGCCCCGTGATGC GAGCTTCCAGACTAGGCGAGGGCAGGGTGAGGCCTCGGGCACACAGCCAGCGCCCAGTCACCCAGCCCAGATGAAGGGCGGCCGGGCCCTGGGCGGGCACTTGCCAAGGTGGCTCACACTCACGCACACTCGCACCGAGACTCAAGGCCGTCTCCACAACTCCAACCAGTGCAAATGACTTAGTGCAAATTAAATTCAGAAGGGACGGGGGAAACGGAGTTGGGGAGGCTTTGAATctctcag aaaggaaagacaggaaagctcagaaacaaagagacagaaggatgaagaagaagaagaagagggaggtgGTGGGGACGGGGTCATCCCGCTGGAGGAGCTCAGCTCTGGGATGA